In one Arachis duranensis cultivar V14167 chromosome 9, aradu.V14167.gnm2.J7QH, whole genome shotgun sequence genomic region, the following are encoded:
- the LOC107463892 gene encoding uncharacterized protein LOC107463892, whose translation MEGIANIRVYYNGEVIPNTYEGVTFVCECPFSFAIPYTTSFVELQNGICVNIPSHISKKVSYILYRSPVQVFGGLIQFQIMAITDDASMQRMFCIYQQTRFQVPLIELYVEFEQHTGVDEFDEEVNINEFGDIGWEEDNDDSEEEFEANYEVDDENDDGDLAGNPAVPNEAHAVISQQSFGVPSFMRTLDLEAMHAPEFPEYANMGMLYYGNAAAEDGEFSVGMEFGSRESVISAIKSYTISRGVDYTVYEFEPQKFYAKCKGYGAGCDWLI comes from the exons ATGGAAGGTATTGCAAATATACGAGTGTATTATAACGGTGAGGTTATACCGAACACATACGAAGGAGTGACTTTTGTTTGTGAATGTCCGTTTTCATTTGCTATTCCATATACCACGAGTTTTGTAGAGTTGCAAAATGGTATTTGTGTCAACATACCAAGTCACATTTCGAAAAAGGTGAGTTATATTTTGTACAGGAGTCCTGTACAAGTATTTGGTGGGCTGATACAGTTTCAAATAATGGCTATCACTGACGATGCAAGCATGCAGAGGATGTTCTGTATTTATCAACAAACCCGATTTCAG GTGCCGCTAATAGAGCTGTACGTTGAGTTTGAACAGCATACGGGGGTGGACGAGTTTGACGAGGAGGTCAACATTAACGAGTTTGGGGATATAGGCTGGGAGGAAGATAACGACGACAGTGAAGAGGAGTTCGAAGCCAACTATGAAGTCGATGACGAAAACGATGACGGAGATCTGGCCGGCAATCCGGCGGTGCCAAATGAAGCGCATGCTGTTATAAGCCAGCAGTCGTTTGGTGTTCCGTCTTTTATGCGGACTCTTGATCTCGAAGCCATGCATGCCCCAGAATTTCCTGAGTATGCGAATATGGGTATGTTATATTATG GCAACGCTGCGGCCGAAGATGGTGAATTCAGTGTCGGAATGGAATTTGGCTCTAGAGAGTCGGTGATATCTGCAATCAAAAGCTACACTATCTCTAGAGGAGTTGATTACACTGTGTATGAGTTTGAGCC